The Nitrospira sp. genome has a window encoding:
- a CDS encoding YihY family inner membrane protein produces the protein MASSTRMSQFSKQDLWTKDLSTMPWPQRAGTQVIRLATAVGMEFRHRLLDARAAGLVFTTLLSLVPFLAVMFSVLKAFGVHHVIEPSLAQALDPLGPKGQEITRTIIGFVDNIKIGVLGVVGIGGLFYTTYSLIDKIEQALNAIWQVKQGRTWERKFSDYLSVVLVGPVLVTSAFGMLASLQSHTIVQYLVELEPFGTLVAWSGEVLPFVLLCGVFTFFYKMIPNTSVQLRSAMVGGFSAGTLWIIAAELFATFVVTSAKYSAIYSSFAVLILLLLWLYVGWMIVLIGGQLSFFHQYPTAYLSRLLWEQGTSVFREQLTLKVLRVLGHHYLKGDRPLRLTELSSELNIPLSLVEEEVEQLIENGFVGRLQEPEGLSLIKSPDLILVKEVLDSVRNGTPPWIVPHLDASDPVTALLRRRDQAVQKELAGETVQSLLQNQEHSGTVRS, from the coding sequence ATGGCTAGCTCCACACGCATGTCTCAATTCTCGAAGCAGGATCTCTGGACCAAGGATCTCTCAACTATGCCATGGCCTCAGCGGGCGGGTACTCAGGTGATTCGGCTGGCCACGGCAGTGGGTATGGAGTTCCGGCATCGTTTGCTCGACGCCCGAGCGGCCGGACTTGTTTTTACCACGCTGCTGTCGCTTGTTCCCTTTCTGGCCGTGATGTTCTCGGTCCTGAAGGCATTCGGCGTTCACCATGTGATCGAACCGTCGTTAGCCCAGGCACTTGATCCTCTCGGCCCAAAGGGGCAGGAGATTACAAGGACCATCATCGGTTTCGTGGATAACATCAAGATTGGTGTGTTGGGAGTCGTCGGTATCGGCGGCCTGTTTTACACGACCTACTCCTTGATCGATAAGATCGAACAGGCTCTCAACGCGATCTGGCAGGTCAAACAAGGGCGGACGTGGGAAAGGAAATTTTCCGATTATTTGAGCGTAGTGCTCGTCGGGCCGGTTCTTGTCACGAGTGCCTTCGGTATGCTGGCGTCACTGCAAAGCCATACCATCGTCCAATATCTCGTGGAATTAGAACCGTTTGGGACTCTGGTGGCCTGGAGCGGCGAAGTTCTGCCCTTTGTGTTGCTCTGCGGGGTGTTCACATTCTTCTACAAGATGATCCCCAATACCTCTGTTCAGCTGCGCTCGGCTATGGTCGGTGGGTTTTCAGCAGGCACTCTCTGGATCATCGCGGCGGAACTCTTTGCCACCTTCGTGGTGACCTCAGCCAAGTATAGTGCGATTTATTCGAGCTTTGCCGTACTCATACTGTTACTACTCTGGCTATATGTGGGTTGGATGATTGTCCTCATCGGGGGGCAGCTGTCATTTTTCCACCAATATCCGACTGCCTATTTGTCCCGCCTTCTTTGGGAACAGGGTACCTCCGTCTTTCGTGAACAGCTAACCCTTAAGGTGTTGCGGGTCCTCGGGCACCACTACCTGAAGGGGGATCGCCCATTGAGACTGACGGAACTCTCGAGTGAACTGAATATCCCCCTTTCTCTGGTGGAGGAAGAAGTCGAACAATTGATTGAAAACGGATTCGTGGGTCGTCTGCAGGAACCGGAAGGGCTAAGTCTCATCAAATCACCAGACCTGATCCTTGTGAAAGAAGTTCTGGATAGTGTCCGCAACGGGACCCCTCCATGGATCGTACCCCATCTAGATGCGAGTGATCCGGTCACTGCTCTTCTGCGACGACGAGATCAGGCTGTGCAGAAGGAGTTGGCCGGAGAAACGGTCCAGTCACTGCTACAGAACCAAGAGCACTCAGGAACTGTTCGTTCGTGA
- a CDS encoding YkgJ family cysteine cluster protein produces MPGAPLLPSSTLFRTTSHWFERANASFLDSLPCRQGCFSCCIGVFPVTILDRQEIQRGLASCASKDRKRMQDNAREQVNQLSVIEPRLVTSPFVDQWLDDEMDRLTTRFDSLPCPALEPDGRCGLYEFRPLVCRSMGIPSDDGLTVTGACAVQTSVPLIRLSKTLRDEESVLSGMEAQQLANLRRAFDVQGEELLLPYAFLSKIVTGSGGDTS; encoded by the coding sequence GTGCCGGGGGCGCCCCTCTTGCCATCCAGCACTCTTTTTCGAACGACCTCACACTGGTTTGAACGCGCCAACGCTTCGTTCCTCGACAGTCTTCCCTGTCGGCAAGGCTGCTTCTCTTGTTGTATCGGAGTCTTCCCTGTGACGATCCTGGACCGGCAGGAAATCCAGCGGGGACTGGCGTCGTGTGCTTCGAAGGACCGGAAGAGGATGCAGGACAACGCGAGGGAACAGGTCAACCAGCTCTCCGTCATCGAACCGCGACTGGTGACGAGTCCATTCGTTGATCAGTGGTTGGATGACGAGATGGACAGACTTACCACCCGGTTTGATTCGCTGCCCTGTCCGGCTCTGGAACCAGACGGCCGGTGTGGCCTGTATGAGTTCCGCCCCCTCGTGTGCCGCTCTATGGGGATACCCTCAGATGATGGCCTCACTGTCACTGGTGCCTGCGCCGTTCAAACGTCAGTCCCCCTTATCCGGTTATCGAAAACCCTACGTGACGAAGAATCTGTCCTCTCGGGCATGGAGGCTCAACAACTTGCCAACTTGCGCAGGGCATTCGACGTTCAGGGTGAAGAGCTGCTCTTGCCGTATGCGTTCTTATCGAAGATTGTCACAGGCAGTGGAGGAGACACGAGCTAG
- a CDS encoding cytochrome P450 translates to MPNLGPSFTLVDVPGAVPLLGHMGSFKKQPLEMLTAWWRRHGDALRFRLGPRTLYLFSHPNLAEEVLVKQSDRFVKVYDPQRPTGLSLVLGNGLVTSSGEVWKRHRRIIQPIFHRSRIATMAERMAQVGEQRMAAWKDRAGGTIDIAAEMMLLALEVISQTMFSTSMTQHIERISHALRVSIKYAFDSFSNPLFLPLWVPTARNREFHSVMQFMDELMYGLLAERRHSGAHRGDLLDLLLQARDEETGEGLTDQELRDEALTIFAAGHETTANALAWTWYLLATHPEARARFHEEVDRVLKGRTPNAEDLQHLPYTRALFEESLRLYPPAPAVQRKAATQTTVGGMSLPEGSFVLVGTYNLHRHPDYWLDPEHFRPERWLNSEQPNSRYAYMPFGAGPRTCVGLHFASVEGPLLLALIGRRYDPQLAQEKVEPHLMVTLRPKGGIKMRLHPRTIPVASAV, encoded by the coding sequence ATGCCGAACCTCGGTCCTTCCTTCACCCTCGTCGATGTTCCTGGGGCAGTCCCACTTCTTGGGCACATGGGTTCGTTCAAAAAGCAACCGCTGGAGATGCTAACGGCATGGTGGCGGCGGCACGGCGATGCGCTCCGCTTTCGCTTGGGCCCGAGGACACTCTATCTTTTCAGTCATCCTAATCTCGCCGAAGAAGTCTTAGTCAAACAATCCGACCGATTTGTGAAAGTCTACGACCCTCAGCGGCCAACCGGCCTCTCACTCGTCCTGGGTAATGGCTTAGTGACAAGTTCGGGCGAAGTGTGGAAGCGACATCGCCGCATCATCCAGCCGATCTTCCACCGATCGCGCATCGCTACGATGGCGGAGCGCATGGCCCAGGTCGGCGAGCAACGCATGGCTGCATGGAAGGACCGTGCGGGAGGTACGATCGACATCGCGGCAGAGATGATGCTGCTCGCCCTTGAAGTGATTTCACAAACGATGTTCAGCACCAGCATGACTCAACACATCGAGAGGATCAGTCACGCCCTCCGCGTTAGCATCAAGTACGCCTTCGACTCGTTCAGTAATCCACTATTTCTTCCACTATGGGTGCCCACCGCACGTAACCGTGAATTTCATTCGGTGATGCAGTTTATGGACGAACTGATGTATGGGTTGCTGGCCGAACGGCGCCACAGCGGTGCACACCGTGGTGACCTTCTGGATCTGCTCCTTCAGGCTCGCGACGAAGAGACCGGTGAGGGACTGACCGATCAGGAACTGCGTGATGAAGCCTTGACCATCTTTGCCGCCGGACACGAAACCACGGCGAATGCACTCGCCTGGACCTGGTACCTCCTAGCAACCCATCCTGAAGCACGGGCCCGTTTTCACGAAGAAGTCGACCGTGTGCTCAAGGGAAGAACGCCGAACGCCGAGGATCTCCAGCACCTCCCCTATACTCGAGCCCTCTTCGAAGAATCACTGCGGCTCTATCCGCCCGCACCAGCCGTACAGCGAAAAGCGGCGACCCAGACGACTGTCGGCGGTATGTCGTTGCCGGAAGGCTCATTCGTGTTGGTCGGCACGTATAATCTGCATAGACACCCAGACTATTGGCTGGACCCAGAACACTTTCGGCCGGAGCGATGGCTGAATAGTGAGCAGCCAAATTCGCGCTATGCCTATATGCCGTTCGGGGCAGGGCCACGCACCTGTGTGGGCCTCCATTTCGCATCAGTGGAAGGGCCACTGCTGTTGGCCCTGATCGGTCGTCGGTACGATCCCCAGCTTGCCCAAGAAAAGGTCGAGCCCCACCTGATGGTCACATTACGGCCAAAAGGTGGAATCAAAATGAGGCTTCACCCGCGGACGATTCCTGTCGCATCCGCTGTTTAA